The genomic window CGATGCCCTTGGGGCCGGGGGCGCCGGTCGTCGGGGACGAGGCGGGCGCGCCCTGCTGCGGGGCACCGTAGGGCGCACCCTGCTGGGGTGCGCCGTAGGGAGCGCCCTGAGGTGCGCCCGGAGCGGTCGTCGGCTGGTCGGCCGGCGCGGTCGGGCCGCCGGCAGGGGTCGGCGCGTACTCGCCGTACGCAGGACGGGGGCGGTCCGCACCCGTCGGCGTCCCGGAGGCGCGGGTCGCGTCGTCGTCGGGGACGGGAGTCTGGCCAGGCTGCTCGTTGCTCATGCATGATGTCTACCCCGTCAGCCAGCCGCGTGGAGCCGATGCACAGCGCACGTCCAGATGGACGTTCCCCTCCTGCACCGCCGACCCGCGCCTCCGGCGCTCGCCTGCGCCGGCCTGCGCTCGCGCAGTTCAGGAACCGCGTGCGCCCGAGTCCTGAACAGTGCACGAGTCAGGATCCGCAGTCCTGCACAACACCAACTCAGGACTCACGTTCCTGAATTGAGGGCCGCACCGCAGCCGGCGGCACGGCTGCAGAACGAGAAATGGCCCCACCCGGAGGTGAGGCCATTCGCGGTGATGCTCGGTGTTGCTGTTGCTTCTCGGTGGATCTGAGGGGACTCGAACCCCTGACCCCCTGCATGCCATGCAGGTGCGCTACCAGCTGCGCCACAGACCCAGGAAGTGTTGCTGTCTTGCTCGTGTTGCCGCTGCCGAAGCAACTCGTCAACCTTACTACAGAATCCGAGGCTGCAAGTACACCGGCCGCGAGGCCCGCCACCGCAGCTCAGAGGTGTCGCAGGTACCGCCCCGGCTCGTCCAGGAAGGCCCGCCAGTGCTGCACGAGGTCGAGCTCGCCCCACGTCGTCCGCTCGATGCCCCGCTCACCGAGCTGCAGCACCGACGCGCCGGGAAGCGCCGTGAGCACCGGCGAGTGGGTCGCGCAGACGACCTGCCCGCCGGCGTCGACGACGTCTGCCAGCGTGCCCATGAGCTGGAGGCAGGCCGAGAACGAGAGCGCGGCCTCTGGCTCGTCGAGCAGGTACAGCCCCTTCTCGGCCAGCCGGGCGTCGAAGGCGTGCAGGAAGCTCTCGCCGTGGCTCACGTCGTGGAACCCCGGGTCGCACTTCTCGTACCGCGAGAACATGTCGAGCGCCGTCTCGGACCGCAGGAACCAGCCCTTCGCCTTCCGGCCCACCATGCGGCTGCCGGTCGGCGTGCGACCGAGCGCGAGGACGGCACCCAGCTCGGATGGCTCGAGCTCGGACGAGTACCTGCCGTGCGAGCGACCGCCGCGCACATCGGCACCCCACGCCTCGGCGAGGGCCTCGACGATCGTGGACTTGCCGCTGCCGTTCTCGCCGACGAGGAAGGTCACGGGGGCATTGAGGGACACGCCCGCACCCACGAGCGCCGCGACCGCCGGGACGGTGAACGGCCACTCGTCGGGGTCGACCACCCGCTCATGTGGCACGTGGACCCGGTCGATGATCATGCCGTCAGGGTCGCACGGACCACCGACGGCGGACCCTCGGCGCGAGGCCGAGAGGGTGCCGGGCTAGGCCTCGGACGACGCCGGAGCCGAGGCGGCCTCGGCGGAGGAGGCGGTCACCACGTCGAGCGGGATCGCCGGGCAGTCGCTCCAGAGGCGCTCGAGCGAGTAGTACTGGCGGTCTTCGTCGTGGAAGACGTGGACGACGACGTCGCCGAAGTCGAGCAGGATCCAGCGGCCCTCGGCGCGACCCTCGCGGCGCAGGGTGCGTGCGCCGGCCTCGAGCATCTTGTCCTCGATCTCGCCGGCGATGGCGACGACGTTGCGCTCGCTGCGACCGGAGGCCAGGAGGAAGATGTCGGTGAGGGCCAGCGGCTCGGAGACGTCGAGCGCGACGAGGTCGTCGGCCTGCTTGTCGTCGGCGGCGCGGGCTGCGATCTGCAGGAGCTCGATGGCACGAGGGGTGGCTGTCACGGATTCCTTCGGGGTGGGTCGCCCCGGGACGGGACGACGGCGGCGTCAGCCGCCGAGGATGCCCGTGGCGAACCCGGCGATGACGACACCGATGATACCTGCTCCGAGGACGCCCCCGCCGATCCCGAGGATCAGGGGCAGCCTGCTGGAGGCGGGCTGCGAGGCGGCGAGCACGACCGACCGCGTCGAGGTGTGGGTGCTGATGGCCCGGCTGGCCCTGACGGGGGCAGCGTCGGTCTCGGCGCTCTCGGCGTCGCCCTGCTCGAGCAGGCGGTCGATGTCGGAGTTGTCGATGCGGGCCTGCGAGCCGGTGGCGCCCAGGCTGCGGGGCAGGTCGATGGAGCCGGTGATGATGATCTCGCCCGTGGCGTTGAGGGCCCCGGTGACGTCGGCGACCTGCTGGTCGGTGAGGATCAAGGCGTTCGTCTGGCCCGTGTGGGTGCCGAGGGCACGACCGGGGACGGTGTCGTCGTCGGGCTCGTCGGACTGGGTCGTCCAGTGGCCGACGGGCGGCACGAAGCCGCTCGGCTCGGGGACGGACGCGGGTGCCGGCTCGGCCGCGGCGGCTGCCGGCGCGGACGGCTCGGAGCTGTCGGCGGCGGTCGTGGACGAGGCGGCGGCCGAGTCGCCGTCGACCGGAGTCGACGCGGAGCCCGGACGAGAACCGCCCAGGTCGAGGGGGAACACGGAGGGCGCGGACGTGGGCGCGGCTGCAGGCCCGGAGGACGGCGCAGTCGGCTGTCCGGTGCGACGCGGGCCGGGTGCGCGCCCGTCGTCGTCGACTTCGGGGACTCGGCCGTCGGCGGCGGGGCCCGGCACGACGGACGCGTCGTCGCCGGCCGTCTGCCGCGCGCTGGCCGGGGCGCTCTCGTCGAGCGGCGCCACGATCTCGTCGACCGTGCTCAGGGCGTCGACCAGGCGGCGGCGCGGCTCGGGCCCGGGAGCCTGGAGCGGGACGGGGGCCGACGGCCCGGTCTGCTCGGCACGCTGTGCACGCATCTGCCGACGGGTGAGCCCGTCCGGACCGGCGACGGAGGCCGGAGGAGGCGTGGGTGCGGACGCGGGGACCGGCGCGGCAGCCGGCGCGGACGTCGCAGCTGCCTGCGGGGCCGAGGCCGGGACCGGCCGGGCCGCTGCGGACGCGGGCGACGGGCCCGAGGCGGGGGCGCCTCCTGCGGTCCCCTCGGCGACGGCGCGACCTGCCTCGCGGGCACGTTCGCGCTCGCGGATCTGGCGCCGGGTCAGCGGCTGCTCGTCGGACGTGCTCATGCGTTGCTCCGATACAGGTGGTGCTTGGAGATGTACTGGACGACCCCGTCGGGGACCAGGTACCACACCGGGAAGCCGCGTCCCACCCTGGCACGGCAGTCGGTCGACGAGATGGCGAGGGCGGGGACTTCGAGCAAGCTTACGTCGCTCTCCGGGAGGCTGCCGACGCTGAGGTCGTGGCCCGGGCGGGTGACCGCGACGAAGTGCGCGAGGTCCCACAGCTCGCGGACGTCCTTCCAGTCGAGGATCTGCGAGACGGCGTCGGCCCCGGTGATGAAGAAGAGCTCGGAGTCGGGCCGCTGGGCGCGGATGTCGCGGAGGGTGTCGATCGTGTACGTCGGCCCGTCACGGTCGATGTCGACCCGGCTGACGGTGAACATCGGGTTGGAGGCGGTGGCCACGACGGTCATCAGGTAGCGGTGCTCGCTGTCGCTGACGCCGGACTTCATGTAAGGCTGTCCCGTCGGGACGAACAGCACCTCGTCGAGGTGGAACGACTGCGCGACCTCGCTCGCGGCCACGAGGTGCCCGTGGTGGATCGGGTCGAACGTGCCGCCCATGATGCCCACGCGGGGTCGACGACCGGTGACGAACGCCCCGGGGGTGCTCGTCGCAGGCGTCGTGCCGACCATGCTGCGGTGCCGCCGGGTCAGTGCTGCTCGGGGTGCCCGAACTCGTCGATCGGGCCGGCGTGGTGCGCCTGCGTCGACGCCTTGCGGGGCGAGCGGTTGGCGACGTCGCGGTAGCTCCAGACGACGAAGCCGAGGAACAGGAAGAAGAGGCCGAAGACGGCG from Frigoribacterium sp. PvP032 includes these protein-coding regions:
- the rsfS gene encoding ribosome silencing factor: MTATPRAIELLQIAARAADDKQADDLVALDVSEPLALTDIFLLASGRSERNVVAIAGEIEDKMLEAGARTLRREGRAEGRWILLDFGDVVVHVFHDEDRQYYSLERLWSDCPAIPLDVVTASSAEAASAPASSEA
- the nadD gene encoding nicotinate-nucleotide adenylyltransferase, coding for MVGTTPATSTPGAFVTGRRPRVGIMGGTFDPIHHGHLVAASEVAQSFHLDEVLFVPTGQPYMKSGVSDSEHRYLMTVVATASNPMFTVSRVDIDRDGPTYTIDTLRDIRAQRPDSELFFITGADAVSQILDWKDVRELWDLAHFVAVTRPGHDLSVGSLPESDVSLLEVPALAISSTDCRARVGRGFPVWYLVPDGVVQYISKHHLYRSNA
- a CDS encoding AAA family ATPase; the protein is MIIDRVHVPHERVVDPDEWPFTVPAVAALVGAGVSLNAPVTFLVGENGSGKSTIVEALAEAWGADVRGGRSHGRYSSELEPSELGAVLALGRTPTGSRMVGRKAKGWFLRSETALDMFSRYEKCDPGFHDVSHGESFLHAFDARLAEKGLYLLDEPEAALSFSACLQLMGTLADVVDAGGQVVCATHSPVLTALPGASVLQLGERGIERTTWGELDLVQHWRAFLDEPGRYLRHL